One Tamandua tetradactyla isolate mTamTet1 chromosome 20, mTamTet1.pri, whole genome shotgun sequence DNA segment encodes these proteins:
- the GDF9 gene encoding growth/differentiation factor 9 isoform X1: protein MALPGKFLWFWFCCLAWLGFSVGLGSQAFRGEAQIAANTELEPEAKPWSLPQPLDGRHRSGLLPPLFKVLSDEREGIPRLQPDSRALHYMKRLYKAYATKEGIPKSNRSHLYNTVRLFTSCAQHKQASGDEVTGVRPSVDLLFNLDRVTALEHLLKSVLLYTFTDSVSFPPAVKCVCNLVLKDSKSSGKTLPRAPYSFTFNSEFDFRKTRKWIELDVTTVLQPLVASNKRSIHMSINFTCLNDQLQEGPFTRSLLAPPSLLLYLNDTSAQAYHYKRGPLRGPEQKVGLSAYPLGQVAAQGGRSPRHRRGQETVSSELKKPLVPSSFNLSEYFKQFLFPQNECALHDFRLSFSQLKWDNWIVAPHRYNPRYCKGDCPRAVGHRYGSPVHTMVQNIIYEKLDSSVPRPSCVPAKYSPLSVLTIEPDGSIAYKEYEDMIATKCTCR, encoded by the exons ATGGCGCTTCCTGGCAAATttctttggttttggttttgctgCCTTGCCTGGCTGGGTTTTTCTGTTGGCCTTGGTTCTCAGGCTTTTAGAGGAGAAGCTCAGATTGCAGCCAATACTGAGTTGGAACCTGAGGCTAAGCCTTGGTCCTTGCCGCAACCTTTAGATGGAAGACACAGATCTGGCCTCCTTCCCCCTCTCTTCAAGGTCCTGTCTGATGAACGAGAAGGGATCCCTAGGCTGCAGCCAGACTCCAGGGCTTTACACTACATGAAGAGGCTCTATAAGGCATATGCTACCAAGGAGGGGATCCCCAAGTCCAACCGAAGTCATCTCTACAACACTGTTCGACTCTTCACCTCCTGCGCCCAGCACAAGCAGGCTTCTGGGGATGAGGTGACAG GAGTTCGTCCTTCCGTGGACCTGCTCTTTAACCTGGATCGTGTTACTGCTCTTGAACACTTACTCAAATCAGTCTTGCTGTACACTTTCACCGACTCCGTTTCTTTCCCCCCTGCTGTTAAATGTGTGTGCAACCTTGTGCTAAAAGACTCAAAGTCTTCCGGCAAGACTCTCCCTAGAGCTCCGTACTCATTTACCTTTAACTCGGAGTTTGACTTTAGGAAGACACGCAAATGGATTGAGCTTGACGTGACTACTGTGCTTCAGCCTCTCGTGGCCTCCAACAAGAGAAGTATTCACATGTCCATAAACTTCACCTGCTTGAACGACCAGCTGCAGGAGGGTCCGTTTACCAGGTCTCTTCTGGCACCTCCCTCGCTGCTCCTGTACCTGAACGACACCAGTGCTCAGGCTTACCACTATAAAAGGGGGCCTTTGAGAGGTCCTGAGCAGAAAGTAGGACTGTCTGCCTATCCCCTGGGACAAGTGGCTGCTCAGGGTGGAAGATCTCCCCGTCACCGGAGAGGTCAGGAAACTGTCAGCTCCGAATTGAAGAAGCCCCTGGTTCCATCTTCCTTCAATCTGAGTGAATACTTTAAGCAATTTCTGTTTCCCCAAAATGAGTGTGCGCTCCATGACTTTAGACTTAGCTTTAGTCAGCTGAAGTGGGACAACTGGATCGTGGCCCCACACAGATACAACCCTCGATACTGTAAAGGGGACTGTCCCAGGGCAGTTGGGCACCGGTACGGCTCTCCGGTTCACACCATGGTGCAGAACATCATCTATGAGAAGCTTGACTCCTCTGTGCCGAGGCCATCATGTGTACCTGCCAAATACAGCCCACTGAGTGTCTTGACCATTGAGCCCGATGGTTCCATTGCTTATAAAGAATATGAGGACATGATCGCCACTAAGTGCACCTGTCGCTAA
- the GDF9 gene encoding growth/differentiation factor 9 isoform X2, which translates to MKRLYKAYATKEGIPKSNRSHLYNTVRLFTSCAQHKQASGDEVTGVRPSVDLLFNLDRVTALEHLLKSVLLYTFTDSVSFPPAVKCVCNLVLKDSKSSGKTLPRAPYSFTFNSEFDFRKTRKWIELDVTTVLQPLVASNKRSIHMSINFTCLNDQLQEGPFTRSLLAPPSLLLYLNDTSAQAYHYKRGPLRGPEQKVGLSAYPLGQVAAQGGRSPRHRRGQETVSSELKKPLVPSSFNLSEYFKQFLFPQNECALHDFRLSFSQLKWDNWIVAPHRYNPRYCKGDCPRAVGHRYGSPVHTMVQNIIYEKLDSSVPRPSCVPAKYSPLSVLTIEPDGSIAYKEYEDMIATKCTCR; encoded by the exons ATGAAGAGGCTCTATAAGGCATATGCTACCAAGGAGGGGATCCCCAAGTCCAACCGAAGTCATCTCTACAACACTGTTCGACTCTTCACCTCCTGCGCCCAGCACAAGCAGGCTTCTGGGGATGAGGTGACAG GAGTTCGTCCTTCCGTGGACCTGCTCTTTAACCTGGATCGTGTTACTGCTCTTGAACACTTACTCAAATCAGTCTTGCTGTACACTTTCACCGACTCCGTTTCTTTCCCCCCTGCTGTTAAATGTGTGTGCAACCTTGTGCTAAAAGACTCAAAGTCTTCCGGCAAGACTCTCCCTAGAGCTCCGTACTCATTTACCTTTAACTCGGAGTTTGACTTTAGGAAGACACGCAAATGGATTGAGCTTGACGTGACTACTGTGCTTCAGCCTCTCGTGGCCTCCAACAAGAGAAGTATTCACATGTCCATAAACTTCACCTGCTTGAACGACCAGCTGCAGGAGGGTCCGTTTACCAGGTCTCTTCTGGCACCTCCCTCGCTGCTCCTGTACCTGAACGACACCAGTGCTCAGGCTTACCACTATAAAAGGGGGCCTTTGAGAGGTCCTGAGCAGAAAGTAGGACTGTCTGCCTATCCCCTGGGACAAGTGGCTGCTCAGGGTGGAAGATCTCCCCGTCACCGGAGAGGTCAGGAAACTGTCAGCTCCGAATTGAAGAAGCCCCTGGTTCCATCTTCCTTCAATCTGAGTGAATACTTTAAGCAATTTCTGTTTCCCCAAAATGAGTGTGCGCTCCATGACTTTAGACTTAGCTTTAGTCAGCTGAAGTGGGACAACTGGATCGTGGCCCCACACAGATACAACCCTCGATACTGTAAAGGGGACTGTCCCAGGGCAGTTGGGCACCGGTACGGCTCTCCGGTTCACACCATGGTGCAGAACATCATCTATGAGAAGCTTGACTCCTCTGTGCCGAGGCCATCATGTGTACCTGCCAAATACAGCCCACTGAGTGTCTTGACCATTGAGCCCGATGGTTCCATTGCTTATAAAGAATATGAGGACATGATCGCCACTAAGTGCACCTGTCGCTAA